The Heptranchias perlo isolate sHepPer1 chromosome 17, sHepPer1.hap1, whole genome shotgun sequence genome has a segment encoding these proteins:
- the LOC137333924 gene encoding putative nuclease HARBI1, which produces MSPAGATTQASHQDMGSFQAAAGDFSDISQFVVHRYIREISDALYTRRNAYISFLMDRLKQDKRALGFTCMAGFPRVQHAVDCTHIALRASYHQPGIFIDLKGFHSLNIQLVCDHRQPVMQVCAKYPGSSRDSFIVCQSSVLPLFQPGSQVAGWLLGNNGCPFQIWCVTPVRNPGTAAEQVYNESHAATRKVIEQIIGELKQCFHCLDRSGGVLQCMSEQVSRFVIICYVLHNCAIIRDQPLPPPGQQEAQ; this is translated from the coding sequence atgtcacctgctggaGCCACAACTCAAGCTTCGCACCAGGACatgggctcctttcaggctgcagctgGTGACTTTAGCGACATCTCACAATTCGTGGTACACCGATATATCAGGGAGATAAGCGACgctctctacaccaggaggaacGCCTACATCTCATTCCTCATGGACAGACTGAAGCAGGATAAGAGAGCTCTAGGCTTCACCTGcatggcaggcttccccagggtgcaaCATGCCgtagactgcacccacattgccttgcgtgcttcCTATCACCAACCTGGCATCTTTATCGATCTaaaaggattccactccctcaatatacagctggtttgcgaccacaggcagcctGTCATGCAGGTATGTGCCAAGTATCCTGGAAGCAGTCGTGACTCTTTCATCGTGTGCCAGTCCTCTGTACTGCCTTTATTCCAGCCAGGCAGTCAAGTTGCAGGCTGGCTGTTGGGCAACAATGGCTGTCCCTTCCAGATATGGTgcgtgactcctgtcaggaatccGGGTACAGCTGCAGAGCAggtctacaatgagagccatgctgccaccagaAAAGTGATTGAACAAATAATCGGTgagctcaagcaatgcttccactgcctggaccgttctggaggagttTTGCAGTGCATGTCTGAgcaggtatccagatttgtgatTATCTGCTACGTGCTGCATAACTGTGCCATCATAAGAGatcagcccttgccaccacctgggcagcaagaagcgcagtag